AGGCTGCTTTTATATGAACATTTGTTTAAAGTAAAAGTTCTTCTTTAGCAAAATTACATTTCCTTAATAGCATAAACACAGGCTTTACTCCCTTCAAACTTAAATTGTCACCGTTTCCATCACTGCAACTTCCTGAACACACATATACAAGAAATGTAATACGTTCATCCCAAGCAAAGGCTGAATGTAggctttattattttattgtcacATAACAGCGCATAACAGCTGTTATCTCATACCCAGCTCTTGATTCTTCCTGGTTTACTATTTCAGTAAAACATTCCTACATGGATTTGTTCTGCTTAAATTGCTGGACCCTGCAACTACGTGGTTTAATGAGAGTGCAAATTAGTGCCTGACGAAAAAAAATAAGCTTTTAACACATTAATATTTCCATTATTATGCTGGAAAACATTCTTTTCAGAATAATTTATGTTAAGCTTGTGTATATTTTTAGTTAAAGCTGTTAAGATATTAAGCAATATCTTTTTTCCTTTGTTTCCTTTATATAATGACCACTAAATACTCAGCGCATGGTTTgccttaaagcatattaaaaaccacatggacatataaacaacattaaaaaaacttgttttcaccacagggggtcctTCATTAAATGACGGCCAATATTTATAAAGGATTTGATCTGCTGTAAAGTGTAACAACACCAGGCCGTTGGcaccctctgcaggcatttgttataatacataatgtacatgatttttttatattatgtatttttagCGTTGTTCTTTAAAACCATATGTTTACTTGCTTTTGATAGTTTATTTGAACCAAATATTCATTGttgttatatatgtattttaagtcaATTTAAAAGCTTAGGTCTTTGCTTAGGTCTGTTTTTATTACTACAAAAAAGTCTGATTACTTGATTAATCGTCAAAATAATCGACTGATTACTTGATTACAAAAAATAATGGTTAGTGGCAGCCAGTTTATTAGAAATATAATAGTTCTGCAGATTTCCCCTAAAACTCAGCACAGAAAATGCCAAAATGATACTGTCTGGGCCCAATTCTTAACCTGTTTACATAGTTGACTATAATTGTCAGCTACAAGcatgtttttataaaaatatgtgtCTAAAAGTCAGATGTTTTTTTCTATTGCCCCATAGATGAAGAAGataaggagagagagagggcgaCAGAAGGGGAGAAATCAGGATATATGGATCCTGCTATGGTCTCTATAGAACAGTGAGTACCATAAAGATGAGATGAGGGACATAAAGATGAAAAGGTTAAGAAGGAAAAACTGCTGTTGATTCAAATTTGGTTAGTCGCACTGCACCCAGTTCTGATTTGTTTGTCATATCTGATCTTTAGTTCTGACTGTCTGCACTTTAATGTTGCAAGACCTgcttgttcagaaaatgtagtCAATATCTTGTATATCTACGTAATGGTAATGACTTAAGCTTCAGCGCAATGACAACGGTTTctacaatgaaaataaatgagaGTGCCATTGTGGAAAATAGGCTTCTCTTCATGTCTGCCCTGAACTCAGGAGGTGCTACATAAGCTTGGAGGCATTACTGTAGTTTACAGATGAATGCATAAGTTGTGTCTGAAACTAAGCACTTATTCATTACATAGTGGATGCCACATAGTTCACTATAAGAGAAGAGTGAGCAAACATGAGTGAATTTGGACATTTACTGAGCATTTTGTATGACATTACATACACATTGCACCctaaatgactaaaactacTTCAGATCCAATCATTTAAGGCTGAACAACATTTCcaaaaattagattttaaacCACATGTGGTGtggttttggttgtgctttggatttttcatgtttttctttaacCAAAAATCAATTGTGCGCTGCCTGTATGAACAAAGCTGTTGAATTTTTCTGTTAGTTGTGATGCGGAATATGGGACAAAATAGAGCAGTCAGAAAAACTCTTGGTTTGGTTTGGACCCAACAAAACATCAATTTAGACAGACAATAACAGTTTGATGGGCCAAATGTCCTTGACCTAGATAAAAAATAGAATTCCTTGACTGCACAGTTTAATGGAGCCCATAATGTGTACCTGAAATGGCCGCTAGTGTTGAACGGTGAATGCTGAATCACCGAATGCACGTTTGCAGACTGAAGAACAGTGAATGTATCGTGGATGAGGGGAATGGGCGTCTTACAGAGGTCACCTTAGATCGGGTCGCTATGGAGATGACCCCACCCCCCATCACCTTGCCAACAACCACAGAGGCCAGTGAGAAAGACATCGAGATGGAGCGCTCCAGTGAGGTTTGTGTGTGTAGCCTTGTCCACATTACCTTGCCCATTATGCTCTAGTGTTACATAATCCATATGTGTTCTGAAGCGTGAACGCCTTTGTAGCAAAGGCAGTTACATTGGCCTGAGTCTACAACTATGTGTTTAATAACCTCTCACTTTCATTTTTCCTCTGGTTTTGTCCCTCTTTCTCAGACACTCTTAGTGGAGCAATCTGTGCCTCCAAAGAAGCGAGGTCGCAAACGGCAACTGATCTTCGCCGATCAAAACACACAGATTTCCCAGGATGCAATGCGACAACAAATCAACAACCCTCTGATTGAAACCCAATCTCTGGTGGGAGCTCTTTGATAGATAACTAATCTAATCAGTAGCACTGGAAATCTTTATGCACCTCATGATTTAATTTGATGTAGTTTGAGGGAGCCGTGATGTAATTACAAAAACGATTCTTGATGCATCTCAATTTTTCATTAACAGCATATGGGTGCAAATCTTTAAGGAGTTAAAGTGGCTCTCTGGCTTTCTCATAAAAGCCATACTACATGCTCTAACTACCAATAGAGATTACATTTTGGCAATTTTCAGAATtatttactccagtcttcagtgtcacatgatccttcaggaatCATACTCTGAATTCTTATTATGagtaatgttaaaaacagttgtgctgcttaatatttgtaATGTATCCCGGctatataaaattaaacaattctgtcattaattactcaccctcatgtcgtttcaaacttgtaagactttcgttcatctttggaagacaaattatgatatttttgatgaaatctgagagctttctgtccctatatagacagctacacaactgacacttttcaaaaaagttaataaacagatcgtaaaactaatccataatGAAATGAGCAATTTAGTCAAaaatttctgaagagacacgattgttttatatgatgaacagttttaatttaggcttttattcacatttaaacattcatcaactctcacatcagttgtggtaaacagaagctcaagcatgtttgcttgacgtgtGAGAACCAGTGagggttcattcttgtgttacacaGCGCGTTTGAGCTTCGGGAAGTGGTTTGTTCTTACGAGTCAGGCAGGTTCAGtcgagcttctgtttatgttcactgatcaatgtttatatattaataaaagcctaaattaaatctgtttttaaaaaattaaaaaactaaattaaaaaactttttgaagtgtcaaagtgtcagttgctttgctgtctatggagggacagaaagctctccaattttaatcaaaaatatcttaatttgtgttccgaagatgaacgcaAGTCTtaagcccggaacacaccaagctgacagCGATGAACTAGTGctgacgaaagcagactgcggggttggatCACGTTGACAGTGTCTGGGTCCAAAgatgccctgacacaccaaacgcTCGAcacccgacggccaagtagcacgtccattCTGTGTCTGCGCaagaagaaatgcctttccataccagcagtaggtggcagtagcttaacagccaatcagaatgatcagatggcctgaCTGACCGACGAGCTctgacgccgattcaacatgttgaatcggctgaaaaagaaaaaggcggcgaggaccaacttcagccgacagtgtggaacacactgagaaaaccgtcggcttggtgtgttccgggctttacaggtgtggaacgacatgaggggtaATTAAGGAGTAATTAATGCCtttaacttctttttaaaactcTTACtgtccccaaacttttaaacggtagtaatgtaatatttttaaccATATtaaatacactatattgccaaaagtattgggacacccctccaaatcattgaattccaatcacttccatggccacaggtgtataaaatcaagcacctaggcatgcagactacttctacaaacatttgtgaaagaatgagtcgctctcaggagctcagtgaattcaagcatggtGCAGtaataggttgccacctgtgtaataagtccattcgtgaaatttcctcactactaaatattccacggtcaactgttagttgtatcataacaaagtggaagcaattgggaacaacagtaactcagccacgaagtggtaggccatgTAAAATCACAGTTGGGGTCAGtgcatgctgaggcgcacaatgtgcagaagtcgccaactttctgcagagtcaatagctatagacctccaaacttcatgtggccttcagattagctcaagaacagtagagagcttcatggaatgggtttccatggccgagcagctgcatccaagccttacatcaccaagcgtcggatgcagtggtgtaaagcactctggagtgacgaatcatgCTTCTCCGTCTGGCAATCCGATTaatgagtctgggtttggtggttgccagtggaacagtacttgcctgactgcattgtgccaagtgtaaagtttggtggaggggggaatATGGTGTGGgattgtttttcaggggttgggtttggccccttagttccagtgaaaggaactcttaatgcttcagcataccaagacattttggacaatttcatgctcccaactttgtgggaacagtttggggatggccccttccttttccaacatgactgcgcaccagtgcacaaagcaaggaccataaagacatggatgagcgagtttgatgtggaggaacttgactgaccttcacagagtcctgacctcaacccgatagaacacctttgggatgaataaGAACGGAGACTgcaagccaggccttctcgccaacatcactgcctgacctcacaaatgcacctctagaagaatggtcaaaaattcccataaacacactcttaaaccttgtggaaagccttcccagaagagttgaagctgttatagctgcaaagggtggacCAACTACCTATTAAACCCTACAAATTAAGAATGGGaagtcattaaagttcatgtgcacataaaggcaggcgtcccaaaacgtttggcaatatagtgtattttacatttttgatatttgacaatttttacaatttttgatCTTTTGATCTTCCAACCCTGTTAATCAGAAATGATTTGCttatatgattttctttctgtccatctgtctcaatctttctttctcatttttccTTAGTCTGACATACTCCTAAGTATTCCTGCCTCTCGGAAGACATCAGCAGCAGTTCTGCTCAGCACACCGTGTAACAGTACGTTGTAACACACAGTGGCCCAGCACCTctcataaattatatataaacttgttttaaaggattagtccactttcaaataaaattttcctgataaattactcacccccatgtcatccaagatgtccatgtccttctttcttcagtcgaaaagaaattaaggtttttgatgaaaacattccaggattattctccttatagtggacttcaatggcctccattGTTGAAGTTCAAAATTACAGTTCAAGTGCAGCACAAGTGCAGTACaattcagtgcagcttcaaagggctttaaatgataccagacgaggaataagggtcttatctagcgaaacgatcggtcattttctaaaacaaaatacatctgtatatgctttataagcacaaatgatCACCGTGCAAGTGGTTCCGCCATTTcaccttccgtattcttcaaaaagcttatgctgtatgtcctacgccttccctattctatttacagaaaaaacggaactggcgccACGTTTGTTCTGGAAAATtctatttgaaagtggactaatctttGAATATCTTTGGGCATAAAGTCATCAACAGCTCTAGAAAACCCTTTTTTTTATTCCAATACTTATACAGCACAAATATTTATCAACTAAATGGAAACTACTGCATCAGCTCCTTTAACTCACACTCAAGAGTTTAACAAATCTTAATAATGAAACCACTGGACCATCAAATGGCTCAGCAGTTTCAGCAGGAGTCAGGAAGCACCCTTAAAGCCGATCACACCAAGGACAGTAACTATAAAGATATTgttctaaaaaatataaaagtatagCACACACCACAACGAtaacagcacagagaaacaatatcgttggaatcactttcagaactattttttttccagctgatgaatgataaaaacattgacagccaatcagaattcatcctgctttaaagagggCAAGCATAGGCAAGCAGCATAACCGCAACGCACACTaagaataaacagaacaatttTGTGGAttggtgtggacactaatatagttatagttatctttatagttattgttcttggtgtgatcAGGCCTTTAGCCTTGTACACTCCACTCTTATAACGACTGACATGCCTCCGGTTCTTGCATTGCAGTGCTCATCCACCCTGACCTCCAGGAGCTATGGAAATGCTGCAGCGTTTCTTCCACCCTCCCCCGTCCCTCCAGGAAACGGCAGGTGCAGGAGGAGGGTGAGCCTTTGGAGATGGAGAAAGAAAGAGGAACAGAGAGGAGTCGGGAGTCTAGCAGAGAGGTGAAGAAGTCTTAGATTGCTTATCTGGTAAATAGTCAGTAACAGCCACTGCAGTATCATTTGTTTGcgcaactttttttaaatgacttgcTTTAAAAGGACCGTCGCACGCaacttgaaaaaaaagaaatggctaCATCGTGGTCATTAGACGAGGTGCAGACTCGTTAGTAGCCGAGGTGGTGCAACTATAATGATCAGTCTATAATCCACTTTGAAGCGGTACTAAACTGAAGTGGAAAAGCAAACCGAAAGTAAAGCGAGCCAAGCCAAAGCGAGCCGAGCCGAAGCGAACTGAGCTGAGCCGAGCCGAGCCGTTCCACGCAGTGGAAAAGCGGCATTagttgtattgaatgtgcacttaaAGTGTATTTCAAATCTTAAAGTatatttggttacactttattttaaggtgtcagtattacagtgtaattatacatttaagtactgagtaatgaCAATTAACTACATATACTTACAATAGGGTTAGGGTTTAgatgagggtttggtttagggttaattgcacgtaattatgcataatttttagttattactacagtaaatacatgtaacatatgtaataatgacactgtaaaataaagtgttaccgtatattttttaaaaactgtacAGAAatgataatattaatgaaataaaatgccaCTTAAGCATACTTAAAGACAGAAAACGTTCATGACTGTTTAACATACtgaagtgcactttgtaataatgtttaattaaaagttttactttactGTACActttaaaacattgttttaataatcttttgtcatacttcaaagaagtacacttaaagaacatgtaaagtacttgatttgTTATAACGTTAACTGTTGTGTTATTCAGTATTACATTtaaacttaatattttttatctcCTGGTTTCATAGataaggcttaagctagtctcagactaaaatgcatgtttaagctattttaactgaaagcaacttgtaattacatatcttaaaatatgtcagagccattgttttgtctctatttttttctaaggcacgtttataaaagctacttaaatgtcctaattgaccTAATGCTTagtcctggcttaatctaagcctaAATGTACTAAACTGCAACTTCATCATaacaaatgttaaatatatttaaagggttagttcagccaaaatgaaaatgtaatttattactcaccctcatgttgttccactcCTGTAAGACCTATGTtcttcttcggaacacaaattaagatatttttgattaaatcggataggtatatgacttgtccatagtcagcaatataatcaaaacTTTCacggtccagaaaggtactaaatacATAGTTAAAACAGTCGAAGTGACTGCAGCGGTTCACCCTtgttttatgaagcgacaagaatacttttaaTGAGTCAccattctgatgtagaaccagGAGgtgctggacgtaaacaacatATGAGAATAACAGAAGAGAAGATTAAATATAGTCGTTATTTTTGTATAGGCGTTATTTTTGCCGGCCCAAGGCATAAGCGGCTTCTTGGGGCCCCCATAAGCATATGAAACGACAGCTTGATTTTTACAGCGCACAATCAGTTGAAGTTCCCGTCACAATAATACCGTACAACTCTACTTACATTCGCATCACATGATAACGCAGCAGTAGAGTTACACCCACGGGACACTGCACTTATTCACAATCACAAAGGTTCattatttgcatgtgctttaaagCCTTGCcggttaaacatttaaatattctgTTCTGACATGCGCTTTTTCTGAGCACATACGCCCGAAGCGTGCGCATACTAAAAGCCTGTCAAACAGCGCCATATttgttaatacatttattattgttatcttGTTACAGGTCCATTTGATCTGTTCattttatgtcattatttaagtatttaatttaatattgtgcattttgtacatttatttttttatataagaaGATACTGTTTATCTTAAGTTATTTTAAACGAGGGGTCCCCAAATGAAATTCTGCTTAGGGCCCCATAAAAGCTTGGGCCAGCCCTGATATTGCCGTCTATGGACCtctcgaatttcatcaaaaataaaaacaaaatgtgtgcaacgacatgagggtgagtaattaatgacagaactttcatttttgggtaataCAGTAAATACATGACAAGTTTCCATAGTTTACAATGAATGCTTCGCAGTTCATTCGgcagtacactttaaccatatttataaaattacataaGATAATATTACATAATTAAGTTCTACTTATGTGGGTAAAAAAATTACTCTGAAGTTCAGCTAACTACAtttaatgaaatacattttcactTAATTGCGATTAACGTGATAAAGTgtcagaaaacattacattaagtTTGCACTTATTTCCATAATAAGTAttgtattttaaagtattttcacAAGATTGTCTTTAACTCACTTCCCTTTCTGTGTGTTTTGTGAATGTTTAGGTGGTCAGGGAGTCTGGCGAGGCTGCTCTGCTTCTATCTGAGCTCTCAGGTGACAACCAAATGCTCCACTTTTTATAATTAAATCAGTGAGGTTTCAGTGTGAAGTCTACTTTTTGGGATGTATAAGACAGTGTCCAATTACTTTTTGATTTACTTTAACCTCCAAGctcaacattttaataatctaaagtaTATAGTCCCATCAGTTATATCCCAACAAGGATAGTaaattcagttttgtttttttacatttttgacattTCTTTTTGGTTCCCATGAACAGCctataaatcatacaaaatgtttttttaatgtaaaatgcaAAAAGTTTTCTGAGAGCCCTGTTTAGGGgtagagttagggttaggggatagaatatacagtttatacagtataaaaacaatgATGTATATGGAAAGAAATTGAAAATCCaacatgtgtgtatgtgtttgtccaGTTGGTTCAGATGTGCCGCTGGATCTGTCTAAAGGAGACAAGTCTCAGAGTGACATCATCACTCCCACCCGCAGATGGTGAGAAGttacaaaaggaaaaacaaaatgcataaaaatagaGATAGTTACTAAACACCAATGTCAGAGCATGTGTCATATTGAAGGCTGCAGTTTCACGTCATGCGATCTTACTGGCACATGCACACACTGTCAGCCTGAAATCCtctgaaataaacattatgtaCATAGGTCTCCTATAGAAGAGGCTCCTGTTTCTATGGAGGTGATATTAGAGGAGCATGTTGAACTGCCACAGGGAGAGACGGAGCCTGAGATGAGTGACATCACCACCGCTGACTTGCTCAGGTTCACTTAGTAGCTGAACACGTCTTTGTGTGCATATATATTATCTGGTGTCACCCATCAGGTGTCATTCTTTCTGTCATACAGACTGACCATTGGCTTCatcaagcgctttggaaaggtCTCCTTTCACTCACTGCTGCCTCCAGAGGCCGAGCGCAGCACTACAGCTCATCTGTTCTACAAAATACTGGGTAAGATACTGTAGGTGTTTGCTTTTTACTGTCTCTAAGTATGTATATGACATGTGATCTGTTTGTTCTACAGAGCTGCTCTGTGGTCTGAAGTTAAGTGTATGTCAGACCGAACCGTTTGGAGACATCGCCATCACCATGAACCgctgaacacacacacccaaATGCAAACAGCAAGTTGAAACTGTTAAATTGTTTTACACTTTTGTTAAGCACAGACAATTTTATACTGCCAGTTTATAGGCTAGTTTAAATGCTAAGATTGTTGTTTTGTATTCATAAAGAGAAATGTAGAAATACTCTGCATAGTAATTGATGATTATGAATAATTGGTtactattattttaatgtaaattatcTCACATAGCAGTTGCATGGTCAACAATAGTGTtctttttaagtttttattataaaaatgtatgtgttaatttttatgatgcttttttaTGAAGTTgatgtttttatgtatttttatgaagtttaatgtttcatgttttaatatataactttaatatttttaatcacTCAAGATATTTTTAGCAATGGGCCTTGTGAAGTTTTTAGCTGTTCTCAAGTTATGGAAGAAATTTGTTGAATGATATATATAGAATTTGTCTCAATGCTAATTTCAatataataaatgcattaaaaagttagtaaaattgtttgtttatatttgcTGTGAAAAAATAAGCATTTGTTGTCTGCTGTCAAATTATGTTCTACATTGATTCATCCATCACATACAAATTACTGTTATTATAGACCTATCACtctagtcaagtcacctttatttatagaGCTTTATGCAAtatagtttcaaagcagctttgcagtgataaacagaaaaatgattaagtgatgcaaacagaattcaTTTCTGCTATAATGCAGCTCTAAAaagaatggtaaaaaaaaaaaaaaaaaaaagatgttcgGTTCAGATGTTCGGTTGAAatgagttcagtgttgattcagtttaatAACTGTAAAGTTTGTCAATTATGTAATAAGTTAAATTAATCTATAATGCAGCTCTAAAGAAAACCGTGATGTCATCAtgcagttcagttctcatccaataCTGTCAGTGCAGTCAATAATATACACAGATCAGGCATAGCATTAttaccactgacaggtgaagtgaataacactgattatctcttcatcacggcacctgttagtgggtgggatatattaggcatcaactgaacattttgtcctcaaagttgatgtgttaaaagcaggaaaaatggacaaacataaggatttgagtgagtttgacaagggccaaattgtgatggctagacgactgggtcagagcatctccaaaactgcagcttttgtggggtgttcccggtctgcagtggtcagtatctatcaaaagtggtccaaggaaggaacagtggtgaactggTAACAGGGTCaggggcggccaaggctcactgATGCATGTGGGGAGCCAAGGCTGGCCCATGTGGCCCAATCTTAAATTGCTCAAATAGTTATTGTGGTTCTAATGGAAAgatgtcagaatacacagtgcatcgcagtttgttgtgtatggggctgcatagctgtaaaccagtcagggtgcccatgttGACCCCTTTCCACCACCGAAAGTGCCAACACTGGGCACATgaacatcagaactggaccacggatcaatggaagaaggtggcctctgatgaatc
The nucleotide sequence above comes from Chanodichthys erythropterus isolate Z2021 chromosome 23, ASM2448905v1, whole genome shotgun sequence. Encoded proteins:
- the rec8b gene encoding REC8 meiotic recombination protein b, which gives rise to MFYYPNVLQRHTGCFSTIWLAATKGIRISRREYLKVNVMRTCEDIVDYVMVQVPPVHPSLPRPRFSLYLSSQLQYGVVIVYHRQCALLLEEVQQTIERFLRSKRHLNIDMPDTDRLVLNVPDSLFQLEEAEWALEPFFGVMGVDCELPTSLYSPSQQFMEASPSLMVRKEITLLKDLIASPESITIKDAELVPVLAAEFGGAELPEATAHEIDMLMEQQDQFHLGDEEDKERERATEGEKSGYMDPAMVSIEQLKNSECIVDEGNGRLTEVTLDRVAMEMTPPPITLPTTTEASEKDIEMERSSETLLVEQSVPPKKRGRKRQLIFADQNTQISQDAMRQQINNPLIETQSLSDILLSIPASRKTSAAVLLSTPCNMLIHPDLQELWKCCSVSSTLPRPSRKRQVQEEGEPLEMEKERGTERSRESSREVVRESGEAALLLSELSVGSDVPLDLSKGDKSQSDIITPTRRWSPIEEAPVSMEVILEEHVELPQGETEPEMSDITTADLLRLTIGFIKRFGKVSFHSLLPPEAERSTTAHLFYKILELLCGLKLSVCQTEPFGDIAITMNR